TTGAATACAGGGAAATGGGTGCTGTGGTGGGAAGAATAATTGTCCCCAGTGATGACTACATTCTAATCCCTGGAGTCTGTGACTATTTATGTTATAGGGGAAGGGACTGAAGGGGAAGATGGAGCTCATGGGGAGACAGCCTGGACTGTCCCACTGGgctcagtgtaatcacaagggtgcacatgaaaggaggaggaagaggggagtgGGGATTAGAGCAGTCCAGTGGAAGTCTTCACCAgctttgaaggtggaggaaggcCAAGAGCCATGAATGCAGGTGGCCTATAGAGGCTGGAAAAGTCAAGGAACTGATTCTCCAGAGTCTCCAGAGGGAACAAAGCCCTGCAgatgccttgattttagcccaggaAAAATAGGGTCCAATTTCTGTCTCCAGTACTGGAAGGTGTCAGTGtggtctctcctgctgccatgctTCTGATAATTTtctacagcagcaacaggaaaccaaCACTGGAACCCAGGTCAAGGACAAGTTAAGAAACAACCCAaggaaagccaggcatggtggcaggtgcatgtaatcctagcgactcaggaggctgagggcaggagaatcacttgaacccaggagacagaggttgcagtgagcctagaccacaccacttcactccagcctgggtgaaggagtgagactctgtctccaaaattaattaattaattaaagaaaccAAACAAGGAGAAGGTTGGCTACCCTGAGATCAGCAAGGGTGGGATGATGATGCCACCACCAGGCTCCATCCACATAGGGAGGGGTTGATACTCCTCCAACCAGCACCAGGAGCCAGCCTATGGAAGCTGGCACCATGGAGAAGGCACAGGCATGGCAAGAGTGGCTCCCAGTCCCCACCAGGAACAGGGTGTGTGGACACTGGTGCCTGCCTTATTCATCAGTTCATACCTTCTGCCAAGGATTGCAATTCATCCAAAAGAGATTGAACCAGGCTGATAAGAGCCTGGATGTGCAGCCTATCCTGGTTCCTCTTTCACCCCCACATAAACAGCAGGAAATACATTAGTGTGAAATAGATACAACACCCCAAGAGATGAGGCTAAGCCCAGTGGGAAGGGAATCAGAGGCTActagagacagagggacagagaagagggagggagacagatggAAGGACCTGCACCAGGAGTTAAGGGCACAGAAAAGAACatgaagacacagagaggaaggagagagacagacaccaGCAAGGGGAAGCCTCACTCATTCTAGGTGCCATGGATGGGATGATAAAGAGAGACACCTTCTAAACTCACAACCTCTCTTCCTAGGAGTCCACAGAAAACCTTCCCTCCTGGCCCACCCAGGTCCCCTGGTGAAATCAGAAGAGACAGTCATCCTGCAATGTTGGTCAGATGTCAGGTTTCAGCACTTCCTTCTGCACAGAGAAGGGAAGTTTAAGGACACTTTGCACCTCATTGGAGAGCACCATGATGGGGTCTCCAAGGCCAACTTCTCCATCGGTCCCATGATGCAAGACCTTGCAGGGACCTACAGATGCTACGGTTCTGTTACTCACTCCCCCTATCAGTTGTCAGCTCCCAGTGACCCTCTGGACATCGTCATCACAGGTGAGAGTGTCCGGACATTCTCATTGTCATTGGGATGCAGAGTGAATGATCCACGACTTGGAACCCCCAGGTAGTTGTAAGGAAGATGAGCTTGGTATTCTTATGGAGAGAGACTGACTTGCTGAGGTTTGTAccaacagagacagagaaacaggagACACAAGTACAGACCAGGTGTCATAACAGAGGACAGACACAGGGGCCATACAGGGAgttagaaaagacagaaagagttaaaagagacagacagacagacatgtcCCAGAGAGAGGTGTCCCTCCATGCTGACTTTGCTCACAGACCTGGCACAGGTTAGaagtttcatttctgttttacctCCACAAAGTGTTCTCTACCAGGAGAACCCAAGGACACCCATATTTATGACCTGAGTTGGGCCCTGTGGCCTCAGGCCTTGTGGCACCTACAGGCCATGTTTATTCTGACACCTCTGCCTTCCATGTAATGGAGAGTAATCGTCCCAGGATATCATGGCCCCAGAACACCAACCCCTGTATGCTGTGTGAACTTGTGGTCTCCAGACTGGATTCTGTGGCTCACATTCCAAATAACCCCACATATGAAAGGATCACTGAGAGGCACAGAGAAAAATCAGGAACACCAAAAAGCaaagacataaacacacagagaATGAGCCAGAGGAAGGAGATTGAGAGACTCACAGAcacataaagagagagaaaagagggcagaggagtggtgagaatgaTGGCAGGGAGCAGAGAAAAGCACTAAAATTAGAGTCCTGAGAGAGAGGCACAAGGACATAGAAACATGGAGATGTGGGGATGAATTGCAGAGATTCCAAAGAGAGCTAGAGAGACCGAGAGGCAGAGCAagacagatgatagatggatagatatagatagatgataaataggtagatgatagataataggttaaagatacatagatgatgattgattgattcattaatagataatacatagagatgatgatgatgaagacagATAATACGTACAGATAGAGAGGCAGACAGAAATcatagagagagagatgatacatacatataaataacaGATgattgatggatagatagacaagtgatagatacatagatgatatatagatatagatgacaGGTAGAGAATCTGTAGATAGACACcgaatagataaatagatagatcgACAGATAATAGATAGAAATATGCAGAAAGTTATGAACAGGACACAACGTGAGaaacttagaatttaaaaaagtaacatcAAGTCAACCAATCCAAGGAGAGtcagagagaataaaagaatCCAAAAAGGGAAAACATATCTAGAGGTGGGGAAGCGAGGTCAGAGAcctagagagacagagaaggtggAAGAAGGAAATAGACATGAAGAGAGatggggtggagggtgagagagagagagagagagcattaggtCATAGAGCAGGGGAGTGAGTTCTCAGCTCAGGTGAAGGGAGCTGTGACAAGGAAGATCCTCCGTAAGgaaaatgcctcttctcctccaggtCTATATGAGAAACCTTCTCTCTCAGCCCAGCCGGGCCCCACGGTTCTGGCAGGAGAGAGCGTGACCTTGTCCTGCAGCTCCCGGAGCTCCTATGACATGTACCATCTATCCAGGGAGGGGGAGGCCCATGAACGTAGGTTCTCTGCAGGGCCCAAGGTCAACGGAACATTCCAGGCCGACTTTCCTCTGGGCCCTGCCACCCACGGAGGAACCTACAGATGCTTCGGCTCTTTCCGTGACTCTCCATACGAGTGGTCAAACTCGAGTGACCCACTGCTTGTTTCtgtcacaggtgaggaaaccccATATCTGTCTCATGTCCTATGATCCTAGAGCCTTAGCTGAGGAGCTTCCTGCTGATGATGGAGAGAAGCATGGACAGATGCAGAGAGAAGACGAAGCTTGGGTGTGAGGGAGGGATCAGGGCACAGGATGGCAGACAGGGCACCTCCAAACCCTCCTACACGGCCTGCATGAAGGCCCGCGGCCAGGGCTCCAGGCACACAGGCAGATGGAGAAAACGGTCAGGAGAGACGCAGAGGAGAGAGACTGGGCTCAGTTTGGGAAGATCAGAGGTTCCCTCAGCCCCTCAACATTACCCATTTCCCAGAAGCCCATCCTGGCCTCTCACCCACACAGGGATGTCATCACCAGCAACCCCTACACCCTTTACTTTtgtttgaagaaatatttattgaggataaATATACCTATATAGCTTAccacctttaacattttttttttttttgaggcagagtctagctctgtcccctatgctggagtgcagtggcacaatctcagctcactgcaacttccgcctcctgggttcaagtgattctcctgcctcagccacctgagtagctggtgctacaggcgcgcaccaccacgccaggctactttttgtatttttagtagagagggggtttcaccatgttggtcgagctggtctccaactcctgaccacgtgatccacccgcatctgcctcccaaagtgctgggattacaggcatgagccaccacgcccagccacatttaccatttttaagtgtaaagtCTAGTGgtcataaatacatttatatatatatatatatatatatatatatatatatatatatatacacacacacacacatatatacatatatatatatatatatatatatatatatatatttttttttttttttttttttttttttttNNACCCTCCACCCTTTTATTCCTGGCCTCTGgaagccaccattctactctctaccttcatGAGATCCACCTTTTAGCTCTGTATATGGGTGAGAAATGGGAATCTTtgtaatgacttccagttccatccatgtggctgcaaataTCAGGATGTTATTCTTTCTATGGATGAGTAGTCTCCACTGTGCGTATGTACTACATtctctctatccattcatccactgatgggcaGGTAGGTTGACTCCacatcttggctactgtgaacagtgctgcaccAATCATACGAGTGCAGATATCACTTCGATATATTGATttactttcctttggatataaacccagtagtgaaattgctggatacTATGAAAGTTCTCTTTTTAGTTATtcgtttgttgttttgtttttgtttttgagacagtttccctctgtgcccaggctggagtacaagtgaagtcatcttggctcattgcaacctccgcctcctgggttcaaatgattttcctgcctcagcctccctagtagctgggattacaggtgcacgccaccatgcctggctactttttgttttttttagtatagatgcggtttccccatgttggctgggctgctctcaaactcatgacctcaactgaggtgcccgcctcggtctcccaaagtgccgggattacaggcatgatccacctcACCCAAcctctttttagttctttaaaggaCTTCCACACTTTTCTCCGTaaaggctgtactaatttacactcctaccaacagggTATTAGGGTTCTCCTTTCTCTACCACTTTGGCAGGATTTCCTTTGCCTGTCTTGCAGctaaaagccattttattttatttcattttattttgagatggagtttcgctcttgtcacccaggctggagtgcagtggtgcgatctcggctcaccacaacctccacctcccaggttcaagcgattctcctgcctcagcctcccgagtagctggaattacaggcacacgccaccacgcccaactaaattttgtatttttagtagagacagtgtttctccatgtgggtcagactggtctcaaactcccgaccttatgagattcacccacctcaggctctcaAAGGTCTaggatgacagacgtgagccaccacgcccggcctaaaatccATTTTAATGGGGTGAGATGAAAACTCactttgattttaatttgtgtttctctgatgatgagtgaAACTGAGCACTTTTTAGTATGTGGGGAAATTTCATGTGTTTTGCTCCTTTTTCAATTAAATCATTTgttttattgagttgtttgagcttcttatatttctagttattaatcccatctcagatgcatagtttgcacatatttgctcccaatctgtgggttgtctcttcactttgttggtttatttttagCGGTGCAGAAGTTGCTTAGTTTGAGGTAATCCCAATGGTCTATTTTTGCTTCGATTACTTGTGTTTTGAAGgtttaaaacaaaatgtcttCCTTCAGACaaatgtcctggagcatttccccaatattttcttctacgTGTTTCATAGGTTCAGGCCTTAGACtcacatctttaatccattttcatttgaGTTTTGTGTATAGTGACAGGTAGAGGTgcagtttcattcctctgcatgtAGATGTCCAGGTTTCCCtgcactgtttattgaaaagactgtcctttcctgaTTGTgagttcttggcacctttgtcaaagtcCATtggatgggctgggcatggtggctgacacctgcaatttcagcactttgggagcccaaggcgggtggatcacctgaggccaggagttcaagattagtcTGGCCGACGTGATGAAAcattgtctccactaaaaatataaaaattagctgagcatggtggtcaGCACCTGTAATACCactactcaggagtttgaggccagagaattgattgaacccaggaggctgtggtggcagtgaaccgagattgcacctctgcactccagcctgggcgacagagcgagactccatctcaaaagaaaaaagaaaaaaacattggaGGTAAATGCATGGATTATATCTGTGTTCTTCATTCTGCTCCATTGTTCTACGTGCCTTTCTTTATGCCAATGtgatgctgttttgcttactacAGCTCTGTAACATATTTTGagatcaggtagtgtgatgctcctgttttctctttataCCTTGAAGTCTCAAGACAGTGGGcgtcacatacaaaaattacgGAAAAAAGGATCCCAGGACTCCCAGGGCCCAATATTAGATAACAGAGTGTTGGCCATGAACCAACCTCAAAGATTTCCATTGAGTAGAGGACAGACACCCTcatttcctcacctctctcctgTCTCATGTTCTAGGAAACCCTTCAAATAGTTGGCTTTCACCCACTGAACCAAGCTCCGAAACCGGTGAGTACAGAACCCTCTTATATCCGCTTTTGGAAACCTGGGGAGGTAGAAACCTTCGATGCAGGCATTGACTCAGCATCTCGCAGCTCTGACATTGTACGCCTGTCTTCTACCATCTCCGAACTCCAGATACTCCAACAGCGAAAGGGATCTGGGCCCAACCTAGGGCTCAGTGAAATCTCTTAATCTCTCATTTTATGGAGCTGAGAtctcctacaagctagaagaatGATTGCCAATCTGACATCCTTCTCAGGAAAAATGCAATGTTTGTTCTGCCTGCATTCCTAACTGGAGGATAAATTCCTGGGGGcttgagagagggaagggaagggaacatcTGATGAGGGCGAGGTGTTTTAGAGAAGTTCCACTTGCCAAGGAATGAATTACTGTTGGTCATGAAGCAACCCTGGCTGACTCAGCAGAGCAACAGCCTTGCCGTAACAGAGAACGGAGCTCATGCACGCACACTTCGACTCACTGACTCATTCAGCCACGGCCCCATGCTCAGGCTGTGCAGTGCGGAACCTTTTCCTATTGTTGCCATAACAAATTTCCACAAGATTCGTGGGTGAAAACAAAACGGTTTTTTAATTATCTTACAGTGCTGTAGCTCAAAGTAGGAAGTGCAtcttactgggctaaaatcaaggtgacAGCAAGGCTGCCTTCCCTCTGAGGATTCCAGGCAAGAATCTGCTTCTCACTTATCCCAGCTTCTAAAGGCTCCCAGTTCCTTGGCTCCtgttccccttcctccttcctcaaaGCCCACAAAGACTggtcacatctcacatggcatcACTCAGTGCCTTCTTCCTTACCACACCTCTTTCTCTGAATGctgctctcccttcttccttatCTTTTGAAAACTTGGGGATTCTATTGGGTTCACCAAGATGAAAATCCCTCATAATCTCCTGGAAATCATCCAGGATACCCTTGTTTTAAgttcagctgattagcaaccgcAATTCCATCTACAATCTTCATTCCTCCTTTCCatgtaaaataacatattcaCAAGCTATGGAGGCTAGGACAGGGACATTTTGGGGTGggacagcattctcctgccttccACAAACGGTGAACAAGATGCATTTGGCCTCTGCCCTTGGGACACTGATATTGCAGATGGTTAAATGGGAGGGCAGAAAATGAATGCACAAGTGGATCTATAAATGAATGATCCATTGGGAAGCATCTGTGCAtgaaatctattttttgtttgttcttttgtttattgagacagagtcgccctctgtcttccaggctacagtgcagtgtcacgatcttggctcactgcaacctgcgtctcctggattcaagtgattctcctgcctccgcctctcgagtagctgggattacaggcaactgccaccgtgcccggctaattctttttgtatattttttgtagaaaggatgtttcaccacgttggccaagcttgtctgaaactcccaacctcaagtgatccgaccgTCTCAGCATGCCAAAgtaatgggactacaggcgtgagccactgtgcccagccagaattcaAAATCAATAATAGATAATGCTGAGTGTATGATTTCAGGTGACAAAGAAGGTCTCTCTATTCAGATATTTGTGACATTAATGAAAAACACGGATTGAACCCCTGAAAGATTGGCGGAAGGATTTTGCACACACAGCTGTCAGCCGTGAAGGCACAAAGGTGAAAACAATCTGATGTGGAAGGAAGAGGCTCTGCCTCAAATGCTGGGAATGAGGTGGGGAGAATGACAAGACGACTGTAGGGAGACGGAGAGCACACTGGGTACACAGGAAACTAAGGAGCAACAAGGAGTGTGTGTTTGACACTCACAGCCATTGGATTCACCTCGGGGTAACCAGGAATCCCTACATGATTAATATGACGGACATGAAAATAAGGGAGGCTCAGTTGCATAACTGGAATCTAGGAGACCGTGGAAAAGGCAATTGCCGCCCCACTGGTGAAATGTGGTGCTGATTTAGACACTAAATGAATGAAGTAGATGGATATAAGATATGTTTGTGAGGTAGAATCGTTGACTGGAAAGGCTTACTGGGTTTGATTTTCCTACTTGTTTAATCCTCGcttaattaatttctttctgaGATTTATTCATCCTACACATAAATCAATACCTGGCAAAGGAGTGACAGATATATGAGTGGTGGTGGAAATGAAGAGACTTATTATAGCATAATATACAAGTCTgtgaacagtggctcacgcctgtaacctagcactgcaggaggccaaggtgggtggattccatgaagtcaggagttccagaccagcctggccaacgtggtgaaaccctatctctactaaaaatacaaaaattagccgagcacgatggtgcatccctgtaatcccagctcctattctggaggatgaagcaggagaacgACTtcaacccagtaggtggaggttgcagtgagtggagattgcatcactgcactccagcctgggggacacaaggagactctatctcaaaaaataaaaataagaaatacataaatataataaaacacacaCGAATGACAAAGGCACCTGAATTCCAATCAtcgtttttctatttctctataaTTACTTCTTTGATCCTTTATCTTATCCATTAGGCAATGAGCTTAAAACCTCTTCCCTATTTGGCTTTCTGTGAGAATGAGATCACATAGAAAATGTGAAAGCCCTCAGAATCCTCCAGCACAGATCGTGGAATAGAGAAAGTGCTCTGTTCATCGCAACAAAAAACTTGCCCACTCACCCAAATCCCCCACCTCACCCCTACTTCCAATCACCTGTGGAGATTCAGATAGGCTATGGGGAGGTAAACATTGATACTCCTTGGAGTGAGTCCAGATCTTGGAATCAGAGATCAGTGCCAGCACTAGCTCCTGCTCCCCTTTCCTACTAATTCACAGGAGGACAGGTGGTATTGAAGCAATAGATGGCCGAGGGGGTGGTCCTTCCCCCAGCCTCTCAGGTAGAACAGCAGCCTAACATGTGTCTCCCGAGATCACAAAGAGTAGCACGTTTCACACGGGCTTCAACACTATTTCCTGGCCATTTGACATAAGAGAATTCTACTTAGCTTTTTTTATCTTGATTtcacttttgtttccttttcttggaGAATGCAAGTTGTTTGATTCAAGAATGCTGTGGATGTAGAAATCCTAAAGCACATTCGCTGTGTATCAATCCCAGTGCAGTCTTCCCAGAGAAGACTCTAAATACCTCCTGGACTGCACCTGGGCTTATGCCAATTCCTATCACTCACCGTCACTCCAGGGAGACAGAACACACAGAGAATACATTACACAGGCAGGTTCATTACTAACAGATAAGCAGCGAGTGACAACAGAAACCTACATTTCAATGTGAGCCAGTCCCTCAAGGCTCAGAAAAGCTCCTCGGGACATATGGAGTCACCCCATTTGCAGTGTAGCTGGGGGAAGCCAGAGAGCAGCCCAGCCTGGGTTTTGTACTGTGGAGCCACAGGAAGCACTCAGCTAAAGCACTGCATGACGTCCTCCTCCAGGAAGAACAGGAAGACAGCCCAGGCTGTTCTGAGACGTTCCTCCTGATCTCAGGACgttgctgtcttagtccatttttgttGCTCTAaaggaacacttgagcctgggtaACTTCTAGAGAAAAGAGATTGGtttgcctcacagttctgcaggctatactgGAAGCGTGGCACCAGCATCTATTTCTCGTGACGGCCTCAGGCTGCTCCCACTCtggcagaagggaaggagggtCTGTCTGTGCAGAGACCACAGAGATCACacggcaagagagggagcaagggggAGGGGGAGCGATGGAGCTTCCAAGCTCTTTTGAACAACCAGCTCTCCAGGAACTAATAGAAGGGGAACTTGCTAACCCCGTCTCCTTGGGACAGCATTGGTCTGTTCATGatggatccacctccatgacccaaacacctctcaagAGGCCCAACCTCCCACAGTGGGGGTGAAATTTCAATGTGAGGTTTGAAGGGGTCAAACATCTCAACTAAAGTAGTTGTATCCTCAACACGTTCTATGGTTACTATGAGAGCTATAACTGAGAAAGCAGGAGAAAGCTGGGTCTCCCTCCATCTGGGTGCTTGTCCTAAAGGGGTGTTGTATGTGGTTACCTGTCAATCAAGAAATGTGAGACAATTCATAAAGAGGAACTGCTATGATTAGCTTCTTATTGGTGTCTCCTCTTCTTCCAGGTAACCCCAGACACCTGCATGTTCTGATTGGGACCTCAGTGGTCATCatcctcttcatcctcctcctcttctttctccttcatcgCTGGTGCTGCAACAAAAAAAGTAAGTCTCACGAAGCAGAGGCCAGAGAGCTCAGGGCCATGTGGGGAAGCAGGATGGGAGCACTCAGGTGTGTGTTCCTCACAGACAGGATGGTCCCTGGCCCAAGGCAGCAGCCACAGAGGGAGGACTTTCTAGAGAGAGCACCAGACTCCCTGTCCCTGCCTTCAGCTCACAGACCATTGCCTGATTCTGAACTGTATCCTCATGTCCCCTGCAGCCACTCACATCCAGGAGAAGGTTCCATGACAGGCAGAAAGTGGGAGACAGAATCAATGGGATGGGAACTCAGAGCTATTCATGGGATGGGTCCTTGAGCTCAGAGAGATAGAATGTCTGAGTCTGCTGTTGGCAACTGAGGGACCTCAGGCTCCTATGGTCTCCCCCTGTATGTTGGTATCTGCTTATGAAATGAGGGCCCAGAAGTGCCCTCTGAGCTGTTTTGTTGACTTCCGTCTTCTACAGATGCTGTTGTAATGGACCAAGAGCCTGCAGGGAACAGAACAGTGAACAGGGAGGTAGGTGCTCCTCGGCCCAGCCTCGTGGCTAGTGTTATTCCCAAAGAGTCCTGGAAAATGTGAGCACCCTCCCTCACTCAGGATTTCCCTCTCTCCAGGACTCTGATGAACAAGACCCTCAGGAGGTGACATATGCACAGTTGAATCACTGCGTTTTCACACAGAGAAAAATCACTCACCCTTCTCAGAGGCCCAAGACACCCCCAACAGATATCATCGTGTACACGGAACTTCCAAATGCTGAGCCCTGATCCAAAGTTGTCTCCTGCCCATGAGCACCACAGTCAGGCCTTGAGGGGATCTTCTAGGGAGACAACAGCCCTGTCTCAAAACTGGGTTGCCAGCTCCAATGTACCAGCAGCTGGAATCTGAAGGCGTGAGTCTGCATCTTAGGGCATCGCTCTTCCTCACACCACAAATCTGAACGTGCCTCTCTCTTGCTTACAAATGTCTAAGGTCCCCACTGCCTGCTGGAGAGAAAACACACTCCTTTGCTTAGCCCACAATTCTCCATTTCACTTgacccctgcccacctctccaacCTAACTGGCTTACTTCCTAGTCTACTTGAGGCTGCAATCACACTGAGGAACTCACAATTCCAAACATACAAGAGGCTCCCTCTTAACACGGCACTTAGACACGTGCTGTTCCACCTTCCCTCATGCTGTTCCACCTCCCCTCAGACTAGCTTTCAGCCTTCTGTCAGCAGTaaaacttatatattttttaaaataatttcaatgtaGTTTTCCCTCCTTCAAATAAACATGTCTGCCCTCATGGTTTAGGTAATGGGACTCTTTTCTTGCCTAAGGCTTCCGGTGTTATCAGTACCATGTCCATATAATCCCATCTGTTCTCCACGGGGTTCTCACCTCTGGACTCTGAGCTTCTGGAAGCAGTGTGGAGCCTCATTTGTCTCTGGGACTCCAATTTCCATCCAAAGATGCAGCACATAGGAGGTTCCAAGGATCGGGAATCACATGAACAAGTGACATTGTTACTCTCTGCAGACCTGGAAAGCTGGCAGAGTCATTCCACAATGAAACATTTGTAGAGTCATAGGCCTTGTTAGTCTCATCTCCATGGGGACACATATCAACACATCATCTTTCATACTATAAATATACGGTCACTCCTCCGTATCTGTGGGGTTTACAGG
Above is a window of Homo sapiens chromosome 19 genomic patch of type NOVEL, GRCh38.p14 PATCHES HSCHR19KIR_CA01-TA01_1_CTG3_1 DNA encoding:
- the KIR2DL3 gene encoding killer cell immunoglobulin-like receptor 2DL3 precursor (The RefSeq protein has 2 substitutions compared to this genomic sequence); translated protein: MSLMVVSMVCVGFFLLQGAWPHEGVHRKPSLLAHPGPLVKSEETVILQCWSDVRFQHFLLHREGKFKDTLHLIGEHHDGVSKANFSIGPMMQDLAGTYRCYGSVTHSPYQLSAPSDPLDIVITGLYEKPSLSAQPGPTVLAGESVTLSCSSRSSYDMYHLSREGEAHERRFSAGPKVNGTFQADFPLGPATHGGTYRCFGSFRDSPYEWSNSSDPLLVSVTGNPSNSWPSPTEPSSETGNPRHLHVLIGTSVVIILFILLLFFLLHRWCCNKKNAVVMDQEPAGNRTVNREDSDEQDPQEVTYAQLNHCVFTQRKITRPSQRPKTPPTDIIVYTELPNAEP